CCGCCTGTTCAGGGGCCCTCAGCAACACAACCGGTTCGACGCTTTAAATCACTGAGACCAACCGAAACGAAAGGAAAACCACCTGTTAAGATGACTGTCCAGGCCCGCAAGCCACGCCCTGTTCCGAAGAAACCGGAAACGCCGGAACCAAACACTTCCGATGAACCCCAGCAACCGCCCTATATGGTGGACAGCCTGCCTGCCTCTGCCACAGAGGCGCGCGAGCAGGTCAATGCGGCCTCGCGGGAACTGGCTGCCGCTGACGACAGGGCAAATGAGAACTGGCGGGATCAGGTGGATCAGGTAAAGCCATCTAAGAGAGTTTCCGTCACCGCCAGCCGTCACAGCTCCGAGGCAAAGGCAGGCCGTATCCTGCTGCGCCTGCTCGAACACGGCCAGGGTCCGGTCATCGAAATCGCATGGCCGGGAAGCGCAGGCGAAAATGAACGCCTCTATCACCGCTTTCAGCAGTGCTTTGGGATGGTTAACGCAATTGTGACAACCGACGGCCACCTCTATGCGATGCAATCGCCGGTTGGGAAGGCCTGGTCGCCCAATATCGACCGCTATAGCGGCTTTGTCCGCCAGCCTGCCGGTCGCCCGGTTCCCGCAGAGCAGCGGAACGCCTCGGAGATCCGGCGACGCCACGGTCTTGGCAACCGCGGAAAACTGGTACGCGTTTTCCCACGCAACGTGGATGCGGCAATCCTCGGCGGGCTGCAGACAATCACCGGGAACAACTATCGGGGAATAAAGACTATTCACGCAGCCTACCAAATGGTGGGCGGAGGATTGGAAGTCACCAATATCATTATAGACGGGACTTCCTATTCCGAAACCATCGCCGTCGCCCCCGTCCGACGGTGTGGAGACGTATGATGACCTATACGACGACCTTGTTGACCATTACCGCCAGCAGCCTGCTTTTGTCCGCATGCCTGACCACACAATATGTGTCCTATGGCAAAGGCGACAACTCTGCCGTGTCTCTAAACCGCACAGTCGAGGTGGAAATCACTGACGACTTCTACCGGGACAACATCGACTGTGTCACTGTCCTGCCCGCCTCGTCAGACAGCAAGGAAAACCTGGCGAAGCAACTGGCAGTGGAAGATGCCGTCGCGCGTCATCTGCAAATGAAAGTGACGGAAGTGATCGACCGGCGGGACCGCAATGCCCTGACGCGCCAACTGGCGCTGGACCTGTCGCAGGAGAAAGACCGCGAACGTTATGCCAATATTACAAAATGCCGTTATTTTGCCCTGATCCAGCCCTGGGGCGGGGATGACAACTATCTGGTCTTCTGGACGCGCAAGGCCTTGGGCGTGGAAGTCGCAATCACCGGCACCATGGGCGATGTCGCGCTCTGGAAAGCCCGCCATGTGGCGGACCGGTCCAACGGCGGATTACCGCTATCGCCGGTCGGTGCCGTCATGTCCCTGTTTGAGGCAAGCAGCTTTGCCGCGGACGACGATATATCCCTGTCCCTGGCCGATGATGTCGCCCGGCGCATCGTGGCGACCCTGCCCGATATGCGCCAGACGCGTTTTAGTGCGCTGCTGCATTGACCGGTCCCCGGGCCCTCTCTATCTTATTGCACCGTAAGGGGAAATAAATTGAAGACACTCACGAAACACCTGATTTCAGCGGCATTCCTGGCAAGCTTTGCCTGGACCGTGCCGGCCCTGTCAGACGACACCAATCCATTGCTGGATACGCGGACGCTGATCGGGGAACTGACACCGGTGACCGGTGAGGTCCGTTTCGTCAATCTTCACATCCCCTTCAAGCTGAATTCCGCGGCATTGACGCCGGAGGCGGAAAAGCAACTCACATATCTCGGAGAAGCCCTGCAATCCCCGGAACTGTCAGGATTGGAAGTCAGCGTCAACGGTCACACCGATGCCAGCGGCAGCGCCGACTACAACATGGCCCTGTCGGAAAGGCGTGCGCAATCCGTGCGCGACTATCTGCTGGGGAATTTTAACCTGACGGCAGAGCTGCTGACCGCCAAGGGTTTCGGCGAGACCCGATTGCTGGACAGTGAATCCCCCAACGCGGCCCGCAACCGCCGGGTGGAGATTGTCACAACACGGCCGGTCAACGAAGAGGGTGGCGACGCACCGGTCGAAGGCGCAACGCAGGCAATCAATTGATGGGCCACAGGGCATGATGCGAAGACTTCGGGGGAAATATTCGGCCTGCCTGTCAGCCGCACTGACAGGGGCCGCGCTTATGGCGCTCGCCACGGCTCCCGCACAGGCAACCGACAGCAAGCGGCTGTTGTATAAAGCCGCCGTCGACATCCTCCTTGATGTGCCCGAAGGAAGCAAAATTGCCATCCGGCCCTTCTTCGACAATGAAACCGACATGCCCCAGGCCGTCGCGGACAAGATTTACAACGATCTGTTCGACGCCTTTTTCAAGGCCAGCCACGGTGCGCATGTTTTTGTCGACCGCACGAACCTGCTGAAAATCCAGCGGTCCCGCGAAGAATTCTATGAGGCCGACATGGAAGAACTGCTGGCCGCCGCCCGTGCCGATATTGAGATTATCTGTACGCCGACCCCGCATCCCCGTGGCGTCAACCTCGCCTGTAACGCCACGGACCTGCACGAAACAACCACCCTCGGCCGCGCGCAGGTCGTGCTGGCCGTGGACGCCGCAGCCGCCGGGGTACAGCCCTATGAACTGGCGCTGAGCCAACTGGCAGAAAGCCTGAGCCGCCGCACGCCGGACATGAAACGGATCGAACACATCGTCATCCGCGATCATAACCGGGGCACTCAAACCGATCTCGGTGCCTGGCTTGGCCGCCAACTGGCCACACAGGTCGAGACACAAACAGCAAAAACACGGCAAGAGGCCCTTGCTGCCTACGACCGGGAAAAGGCCCTGAGCGATGCTGCAACGCCACCGCCCGAGGCAAACACGGTCTACCGGCTGACCGGTACCTTTTACCGGTTGGACAAGGAGACGGCGGAATTGCTGGTGGCATTGAAGGCCGACGGACAATCCGTTGCAAAAGGTTCCGCCAAAATCAGTATCCCCTCCCTGCCCAAGGATATCGCCCCCACGACAGGCATGCGGGACAAGGTCTATCAGGCCGTCGGCGAGGCAATACTGTCTGAGAAACTGGACCGGGATGCGGCCCTGCGCGCCGCACGCAACCTGGCGCGCGCCCGCGTGGTGGCGCAGGCACTCGGCCTGTCGGGGCCAGCGGTTGACATCATACGCTCCGAAGCCGATGCAGCCTCTATTCTGGCCCACAGCCTGAACAAGGGCATCCCCACGGAAGAACGCTTTGTCGAATTGGTGAGCGATGCCGATGACAAGGTCACAATTGAGTTGCGCGCCCGTGTCATCCCCATCGGCAGCGTTATACATCCCGACATCCAGGCCAAGCTGAACAAATCGACATTCAAGGCCATGGAGCCGATCTATGTAGACTTAAGCAGTTCAGCCACCACCTTCATCGGGTTATTCTCCTGGGGGGCCGACAATCGTGTGGTCCGGCTGTATCCTTCCCCGCAATCCCCGTCCCTGGCGGTCGAGCCGAATGCACCGCTGCTGTTACCGGAACCGGGACAGGGGGATATCCTCTCCATGCCTTTGCCCGGCCTTCAGAACCCGGAAGACCACGAGGCCCTGATCGTCGTCGCCAGCACCAAGCCGATCGACTTTACCGCCCTCGCCCCCATGGCGGGAGAGAGCCTGTCCGAGACCATGACTGTCTCCGTCGACGGCAGCCATTTCTTCAATGCGCTGGCCCGAACGGACGTCAGCCGGATCGCCCTTGAATTCCTGCCCTATCAGGTGCGTCGATAAGTCCGCTTTGATCCTGGTCAAAGAACTGCCATGATCCGAACGCTAGTATCGTCTGTAATAGCGATAATAGATGGACAAGGATCGAGAAGATGAGCTGTAACTGCCAGGAGGCGGCGACCACCGCCTACCGTCAGCTGCGGGAGAAAGGCCACCTGCACGAAGACGCCCTGAAGGCCGTGGAAAATATCATCCGCCTGCGTCACAGTGATTATTCCCCGGCAACCATTAAAAGCCTTGCCGTGGCCTGGGTTCAGGGCGCGCACCACTAAAGCGCTGATTTCAGGGAAACAACGCTTTTTCGGCCTGTCAGGTTTACGTCGATTACGATAATAATCGGGCGACGATCACTAGACAGCGTGTTTTGTGCTGTCTATAACCGCTGCCCAATAGCCAAAAGGCTACAAGGATTAACGACAGGGCGAGCGTTAAGAACATGAGCAATTCCCAGACCGTCATCCGCCATGACTGGACCAGCAAAGAGGTCATGGATCTCTTTCAGCTTCCTTTCATGGATCTTCTGTTCAAGGCCCAGTGCATTCATCGGGAAAACTTCGACCCGAATGAAGTCCAGGTCAGCACGCTTTTGTCGATCAAGACCGGGTCCTGCCCGGAGGACTGCGCCTATTGTCCGCAAAGTGCGCATTACAATACCGGCCTTGAAAAAGAAAAGATGATGGAAGTGGAGCGCGTGCTCAACGACGCGCGCCAGGCCAAGGAAAAGGGTGCGACCCGTTTCTGCATGGGCGCTGCCTGGAAAAATCCGAACAAGCGCGACTTCCCCTATGTCCTGGAAATGGTCAAGGGCGTGAAGGATATGGGGCTGGAGACCTGCGTGACGCTGGGTTCGCTCAGCCCCGAACAGGCGCAGGAGTTGAGCGAGGCCGGGTTGGATTATTACAACCACAACCTGGACACCTCCCGCGACCATTACGAAAAGATCATCACCACGCGGACCTATCAGGACCGTCTGGATACTCTGTCCCATGTGCGCGATGCCAACATCAAGGTCTGCTGTGGCGGGATCATGGGCATGGGCGAGGCCGAACACGACCGCGCCATGCTGTTGCGTGAACTGGCCAATATGGACGTCCATCCGGAAAGCGTGCCGATCAACCTGCTGATCCGCATCAAGGGCACGCCGCTGGAGAATGCCGAGGCCGTCGACCCGATCGATTTCGTCCGCACCATTGCGGTTGCCCGCATCCTGATGCCGGTATCCCATGTGCGTCTGTCTGCCGGTCGCGAAAACATGAGCGACGAGATGCAGGCGCTTTGCTTCTTCGCCGGTGCAAACTCCATCTTCTACGGGGAAAAACTCCTGACCGCCGCCAATCCGGAAACGGAGGCAGACAGCCAGCTTTTCGAAAAGCTCGGCCTGAAACCGGAGGAAACGCCCTGCAATGCCAAAGCAGAAGACGATAAACGACAGAATCTATCGGACGACGCTACAGCAACTTGCGTCGCGTGACCGACTAAGATCATTAAGACCGACAAGCGGGATCGATTTCAGCTCCAATGACTATTTGGGGCTGAAGTCCCATCCGCGCCTGCGTGAAAAGCTGATTTCCGCGCTGGAAGACGGCATTGATGTCGGGTCCGGTGGATCGCGCCTGTTGCGCGGCAACCATGAAGCCATTGAGGCGCTGGAAACCAAGGCCGCCAGCTTCTTCGGGTCAGAACGCACGCTGTTCATGGCGACAGGCTATCTCGCCAATTTCGCCATTTTCGCCACCCTGCCCCAACGGCGCGACGCCATTATCTTTGACGAATTGATGCACGCCAGCGGCAAGGAAGGCATCCGTGCCTCCCTCGCCAAATCCGGCAAGGCGCGGCACAACGACCCGCAAAGCTTTGAAGAAGAGGTCAAACGCTGGCGCGCAGTTGGTAAGGACAATATCTGGATCGTGGTGGAAAGCGTCTACAGCATGGACGGCGATTTCGCCCCACTGGACGCCTTGATGGATATCGCCGACCGTCATGGCTGCCATCTGGTGGTGGACGAGGCCCATGGCACCGCCGTGCATGGCCCCAATGGCCGCGGCCTCGCCGCCGCCTATGAGGGCCGTGAAAATCTGATCAGCCTTCATACCTGCGGCAAGGGCCTGGGAGCCGCCGGGGCGCTGGTGACAGTACCCGCCCTGCTGGCGGATTATATGGTCAATTGCGCGCGATCCTTCATCTTCACCACCGCACCCTCGCCGCTTATGGCGGTCGCCATTGCGGAGGCGATATCGGTCCTGGAAGACGAACCGCAGCGGATCGACGACCTTAAGGAACGCATCGCTTTCGCCCATGATCGCCTGCAGCGCATTGACGGCGCGGACCGTACTCTCAGCCAGATATTGCCTGTGGTGGTCGGGTCAGACGGCAACGCGGTATCCCTGGCAAATCATCTGCAAAACAATGGCTTTGATGTGCGCGCCATCCGCCCGCCGACAGTACCGGAAGGCACTGCCCGCCTGCGTATCTCCATCACCCTCAACGCCAGTAAAGACGATATCGGCGCCATGCTCGACTGTTTGCAGGACGCCTGGAAGGATAGAAACGCATGAATGGTTTCATCGTAACCGGTACGGATACGGAAATCGGCAAAACCGTCTTTTCCGCCACCCTCACCCTTGCCCTGAAAGGCACCTATTTCAAGCCGGTCCAAAGCGGGCTGGAAGAGGAAACCGACACTGCCAGGGTGCAACGCCTGACCGGCCTGCCGGACGACCATTTCCTGCCGGAGGCCTACAGGCTGAACACGCCGGCCTCCCCGCATCTGTCGGCAGAACTGGACGGGGTGGAGATTGATTGCACGAAACTCGCCCCACAGGCACAGGACCTCACCGGTCGGCCGTTGCCGCTGATCGCCGAAGGGGCTGGAGGGTTACTGGTGCCGTTGACACGGGACAAGCTTACCATCGACGCCTTCAAGGACTGGGGACTACCGGTCATCCTGTGCGCCCGAACGGCACTTGGCACGATCAACCACAGCCTGCTGTCGGTGGAGGCGCTCAAGGCGCGCAACATCCCGATCCACGGCATTGCATTCATCGGCGACGAAAATGCCGACAGCGAATGCACCATCATAGATTTCGCCGGCGTCAAGAAACTGGGCCGTCTGCCGATCCTGGCAGATATCAACCCGGACAGCCTGACCCAGGCCTTTGACGCCCATTTCGACATGAACGACTTCCAGTAAGGAGCCTCCCATGCCGAGCAAAAAGACCTCGCCTATCTGGCACCCGTTTACGCAACATGCGCTTTTCCCGGAGATGACCCATATCGACCGGGGCGAAGGGGCCTATCTCTATACCAAGGACGGAAAGCGCCTGATTGACGGCATATCCTCCTGGTGGGTCACCACCCACGGCCATTGCCACCCGCGCATCCAGAAGGCCGTGCAGGACCAGATTGCCAAACTGGATCAGGTGATCTTCGCGGGCTACACCCACGACCCGGCGGAGGCCGTCGCGGAAGGCCTGTTGAATATGACGCCGGACGGGCTGGACTATGTCTTCTTTTCCGACAGCGGCTCCACCGCCGTCGAGGTGGCGCTGAAAATGGCGCTGGGCTATTGGCATCATGTGGGCTCCAGCCGCCACAAGATCATCGTGATGGAACACAGCTATCACGGCGACACCATCGGCACCATGTCGGTCGGTGAACGCGGTGTCTTCAACAAGCCCTATGACCCGCTTCTGTTCACCGTGGACAGTATCCCCTTTCCTGAAAAAGGCAGCGAGCAACTGACGCTGGACGCACTGGAAAAGGCTCTCTCCGCGGACGACGAAACCGCCGCCCTGATCGTGGAGCCGTTGGTCCTGGGCGCAGGCGGGATGTTGATGTATCCAGCCTGGGTGTTGAAGGAAATGCACGCGCTTTGCCGGAAGCATGGCGCGCTGTTCATTGCCGATGAGGTCATGACCGGTTGGGGCCGCACGGGCACACCCTTTGCCTGTGAGCAGGCCGATGTGGTGCCGGATATCGCCTGCTATTCCAAAGGCATTACCGGCGGGTCGCTGCCGCTGGCCGTGACGTTGTGCCACGAAAAGATTTTCGACGCGCATTATTCCGAAGACCGGTCCAAAACCTTCTTCCATTCCAGTTCCTATACCGCCAACCCGGTTGCCTGTGCAGCCGCAGCGGAGAACCTTAGAATCTGGCAGGATGAACCGGTACAGCAACGCATCAACTTCATCGCCGACAGCCACCGCGCCTTCCTGAAAAGCCTGGATGACGACGACCGGTTCGAAAACCGCCGCCAGACCGGCACCATCGTCGCCCTCGATATCAAGGTGAAGGATGAGGGCTATCTCTCTGATATCGCACCGAAACTCTATCGGCATTTCCAGGAAAACGGCATTCTGATGCGCCCGCTGGGCAACACGGTCTATATCCTGCCGCCCTATTGCGTCACGGAATCCGACCTGAACGAAATGTATGACGCCATCCGCAGCGGGGCCGATCTGGTGTGACGGGGCAGAGCACGGCCCCAAGCATGCCGTGCTGAGCCACAGGGATCATTCGGCGGCACGAGGTTGCCGCCGAAACGCCCCTGGCCCCATGCCATACGCGGCCTTGAAACGGCGGGAAAAGGACGGCAGAGAGGCATAGCCGCAACGACGCGCGATCTCGTCAATGGCAAGCGTGCTGTTACGTATAAGCCGACGGGCCTGCAACAGTCGCCAATTGGTGAGATAGGCAATGGGCGCCTCGCCGACCATGGCAGTAAAGCGGTCCGCGAAGACCGCCCGCGACATACCTGCCTCTTTCGCCAACTGCCCCACAGTCCAGGGCCGGTCCGACTGTCGATGAATCGCGATAAGCGCCTGCGCCAACTGCCGGTCTTTCAACGCGGCCAGATACCCCATATCGGCTCCGACATCTCCCCCATTCAGTCGGCGGGTCGCCTGGATCAACACAACCTCCAGCAGGCGCGACAGAATGCCCGTCATCCCGTCCCCTGCCAGTTCCGCCTCAAGCTGCATGAGCTGTAGCAAGGCACGCGCCCAGGGCTCACTGCCCAGCGCAGCCTGACGCAACAGCAGGCAATCCGGCAGATTATCCAGGACCGGGTGATGAGCGGCCTCATCGAAGGCACAGAAACCGCATAGCAGGCGGACCCGAGCGCCCCCTTCGCCGTAACGCAAAACACCATCCTCATCTACCGGATGCGCCGCCAGCAGATGATCGAGCGCAACAGCGCCATCACAGGCCGGTTGCCCGGACAGGGTTTGTGAAGCCCCATGAGGCACGATGATCAAATCCCCTTCGCCCAGTTCCTGAGGCTCACTGGCACCCGGCAGGGTCACCCAGACGCGCCCGTAGCAGACCAGGTGAAAGCGAATTCGCCGCTGCTCCTCCGGCAGGGCCACCGCGAAGGGACCGTCCATCAGGGCCCGGAAATAAAGACCACTGCGCAACGACAGGGTGGAAAAGACATCACTTAATATATCCATGATCCATTCAACCGGCAATTCAAGACGATCTGATAAGAAATGGATATTAACAGGTAAAGACGCTTCTGGAAATTCGGCTTATCCCTTGTCCTGAAAACTTTATCAGGATGGGATTACCAAAATGACTCCGGATTTGCTGCTTGCCTTGGCGGGCTTTGCCTTTGTTACCTCCATCACGCCCGGCCCCAGCAATATGCTGCTGCTGGCATCGGGTGTGAACCACGGCTTTGTCCGGTCCGTGCCATTGGCCTTCGGTATCAATTTTGGATTTCTGTCCATGTTGGTGGCTGTCGGCCTGGGGCTTGGCCAATTGCTGAACAGCTATCCGGCCGCCTATCAGCTTATGCGGATCGTCAGCATCGGCTATGTAATCTGGCTGGCCTGGAAAATTGCCGGCAGCACGCCATCCGCCCCGGCGTCCGACAATCCGGAGACAGCCGCCCCCCAGCCGATCAACTTCATTCAGGGGGCCTTGCTGCAATGGGTGAACCCGAAGGCCTGGATCGTCGCCATGATCGTCACCGTCAATTACACGGTGGCAACAGACTATGTGATCAATCTGGCTTTGATGATTGCAATCTTCGGTCTGATAAATTTACCCAGCATCAGCACGTGGGCCTTGTCCGGCATGTTCCTCAAACGAATTCTGAACGATCCGGCCAAGTTGCGGATCATCAATATTGTCTTCGCGCTATTGCTGGTGGCCTCAATTCTGCCGGTAGCACTCGATATACCGATTGGTGCGCCGTGATCAAAAACGCGGCCAGCGCCCTGCATAAAGCCTCGTGACATAGTCAACGGTCACCATGCCGAAACGATCTGTGAAAAGGTCGGCGTAGGAATAGAACAGACGGCGGGTTGCCGCCTCCCCCAATGCCTTCTGGGCGCGTATGAATTTGGTGGACGTACAGGCCATGCGATAAAAATCCGCCACCTTCATACGCGTTGCCCAATGCAGCTTCTTTTCAATGGTTTCATCGAAGTAGATGCCGATTTCCTGGGTATAGGGATTGGCCCGGTAATGGCGGGAATAATGCCGGCCCGTGGCCGGATCGATCGAGAACTCCTCCAGAAAGGCCTCATGCGCCTGCAGGAAGGGAGAATTTTTCCAGTCCCGATTGTTTTCATAGATCGCAACAGCCCCGTTGGCGGGCAGAACCCGAAGGCATTCCCGATAGAATTTGTCACGGTCGAACCACTGGGCGCTCTGCCCGGCAGTGATGATATCCGCCCGCAGGACCTCCGGCGGCAAGGCTTCCGCGCGCCCCTGCACATAGGCGATCGGCAGGGTGTTGCCCGCCCGCGCAGTTGCCAGCATATCCATATTGATATCAACGCCGATGATCGTGCATTCACCACGCAGCGCATGATAGATCGCCCGCGAAGAAATGCCGGTGCCACAGCCCACATCCACCACCGTCGGCATGCGGTCCACACCCCAGAAGTTCGTGATCGCGTAAAGGAGGGTTTCCGGATAACGCGGGCGAAAAACATCATACGACTGCGCCACACCATCATAGACATGACTGTTCATATAACCCTCCCGTTCAAATTTCTCCTTATAGTTGCATAACAAACTTTGGAATGTCCAGCACCCATGCCTCCCGATAGACCGGCTTACGGTGACTTTTCTGTGAGCAAACCAAAAAGGGCTAACACCTTCGCACCGCACAATAATTTCCCGCATAGGATGCTGCAATGCACCCAAGAAACAAATCTCTACCCGCGCCACATCTCCACCACAGTCAGACATTCTGTTTCTCCTTGATTTCCGGGCGCTCCAGGCGTATAAACCGCCGTCGTTGAGAGGACCGGCCCATTGGGTACGGTCCTTTTGATGTACACGCTCCTTGCCGGTGGGGGCTTTTTTCCATCGGCTGGGATCAGGCGGCAGAGCCCGGAAATTCAGTGTCCGGGAAACTGCGCTGATCCGCCAACAAGCCATAGGGAGTGCAATATGGCCAACTATGAAACCATTCTGATTGCACGTCAGGATGTTTCCGCCACCCAGGCGGAAGCACTGGCTGATCAGTTTCAGGGCTTCCTGACCGCCGAAGGTGGTGAGATCGCCCGTCGTGAATACTGGGGTCTGCGTAACCTCGCATACCGCATCAAGAAAAACCGCAAAGGTCATTACGTTCTGCTGAACTACACCGCGCCCGCAAGCGCCGTGCAGGAAATGGAACGCAACATGCGCCTGTCCGAAGACATCCTGCGTTACATGACGGTTCGCACCGACGACATGCCGGAAGGCCCGTCCGTTGTCATGCAGCGTAAAGACGAGCGTAGCGACCGTGGCCCGCGTGGCGGCCGTGGTGGTGACCGCGGCGATCGTGGTGACCGCGGCGATCGTGGTGACCGTGGGCCGCGTGGTGGCTCCAAAGAAGGGAGTGCAGAATAATGGCTGTACGTCGTCCTTTCTTCCGTCGCAAAAAGACTTGCCCGTTCAGCGGCGAGAATGCGCCGGCTATCGACTACAAAGACGTGAAACTGCTGCAGCGTTTCATGTCTGAACGTGGCAAAATCGTACCGTCCCGCATCACGGCTGTTTCCAACAAGAAACAGCGTGCGTTGGCTCGTGCGATCAAGCGCGCCCGTTTCCTGGGTCTGCTGCCCTACGTAATCAAGTAAGGAGGCAAATCCCATGGATATCATTCTGATGCAGCGTGTAGAAAAACTGGGCCAGATGGGTGACGTTGTCGCCGTCAAAACCGGTTATGCACGTAACTACCTGTTGCCGCAGGGCATTGCTGTGCGCGCCAACAAGGAAAACCTGGCTAAATTCGAAGCTGAGCGCGCTCAGCTCGAAGCTGCCAACCTGGAACGCCGCAACGAAGCCGAAGCGGTTGCAGAAAAAATGGACGGTCTGACCGTTACCATGATCCGCGCCGCTTCCGACTCCGGCCAGCTTTATGGTTCCGTCACCAGCCGTGACATCGCCGAAGCTGTGACCGAAGCCGGCTTCACCGTCGACCGTAACCAGGTTGTGGTTGAACGCCCGGTGAAAACCCTCGGCATCTTCGGTTTCCGCGTGCGCCTGCACCCGGAAGTCGACGTGACGGTTTCCGTCAACGTCGCCCAGTCCGAAGAAGAAGCTCAGGCACAGGCCGACCGCGTTGCACGCGGTGAGCCGGCCGTCATGACGGCTGCCGAGCAGGATGCACGGGAAGCTGCCGAAATGGCTCGCGAACAGTCCGCAGCAATCGCTGCGGCTG
The Aestuariispira ectoiniformans genome window above contains:
- the rpsR gene encoding 30S ribosomal protein S18, with product MAVRRPFFRRKKTCPFSGENAPAIDYKDVKLLQRFMSERGKIVPSRITAVSNKKQRALARAIKRARFLGLLPYVIK
- the rplI gene encoding 50S ribosomal protein L9, whose amino-acid sequence is MDIILMQRVEKLGQMGDVVAVKTGYARNYLLPQGIAVRANKENLAKFEAERAQLEAANLERRNEAEAVAEKMDGLTVTMIRAASDSGQLYGSVTSRDIAEAVTEAGFTVDRNQVVVERPVKTLGIFGFRVRLHPEVDVTVSVNVAQSEEEAQAQADRVARGEPAVMTAAEQDAREAAEMAREQSAAIAAAAAEAEAEAEEAPAASEEDSAE
- the rpsF gene encoding 30S ribosomal protein S6, with amino-acid sequence MANYETILIARQDVSATQAEALADQFQGFLTAEGGEIARREYWGLRNLAYRIKKNRKGHYVLLNYTAPASAVQEMERNMRLSEDILRYMTVRTDDMPEGPSVVMQRKDERSDRGPRGGRGGDRGDRGDRGDRGDRGPRGGSKEGSAE